The Miscanthus floridulus cultivar M001 chromosome 17, ASM1932011v1, whole genome shotgun sequence genome has a window encoding:
- the LOC136516416 gene encoding uncharacterized protein, with the protein MSWLARSIAATLSSPRGSDADEADSDSDPASAQSGAGPEEEESSPRDRSPNVGPLAGEPEQPGTPSRGVKDDISELTETLTRRLWGVASFLAPPPSPPEASTPRAATPAQGEEEGIEDGEDATVLSPRIAGIRSDLAEIGGRVRSGFSMLQNNLAVAEISKIASSLLPFGQGEADEGDPVPGVTEEVVVFVRHISTRPETWLDFPLFISERYADDFELSDAQYVHALSIEHLVPGLSDLKVQIFSTDMTEACFWKIYFVLLHSKLNKQDAELLSTPQILEAREQLLQSLQSQNRRGSKVPGESSESLNASTAPAEEKVIEPSIIQDKADTPEKSSFEEPSSDIMPGILSRKFPISTTEVEMVDKSVVEEELAVTKESKASPESKLRFETDEEEVDEWPDDDPTDEWPDDDPTDEVGQAGNRASLGREEDVSFSDLEDDEDDDDRNRRDGQ; encoded by the exons ATGTCGTGGCTCGCGCGCTCCATCGCGGCCACCCTCTCCTCGCCGCGCGGCTCCGACGCCGACGAGGccgactccgactccgaccccgcctccgcacagagcggggcagggccggaggaggaggagtcctCGCCGCGCGACCGCAGCCCTAACGTGGGCCCTCTGGCCGGGGAGCCCGAGCAGCCCGGCACGCCGAGCCGCGGCGTCAAGGACGACATCTCCGAGCTCACCGAAACGCTCACCCGCCGCCTCTGGGGCGTCGCCTCCTTCCTCGCACCGCCCCCGAGCCCGCCGGAGGCCTCCACCCCGCGCGCCGCGACTCCGGCACAAGGGGAAGAGGAGGGGATTGAGGACGGGGAGGATGCCACGGTGCTGTCCCCCCGGATTGCGGGGATACGCAGCGATCTGGCAGAGATAGGCGGAAGGGTGCGGAGCGGCTTCTCGATGCTGCAGAACAACTTGGCCGTCGCCGAGATCTCCAAGATCGCCTCGTCGCTCCTGCCGTTCGGGCAAGGGGAGGCGGACGAGGGGGACCCCGTGCCCGGCGTCACCGAGGAAGTGGTGGTGTTCGTCAGGCACATCTCCACGCGGCCAGAGACATGGCTCGATTTCCCCCTCTTCATCAGCGAGCGCTATGCAGATG aTTTTGAACTGTCAGATGCTCAATACGTGCATGCACTGTCTATAGAGCACCTTGTGCCAGGCTTATCAGATTTAAAGGTTCAGATTTTCTCTACTGATATGACTGAAGCATGTTTCTGGAAGATCTACTTTGTGCTTTTGCACTCGAAACTCAATAAGCAAGATGCTGAACTTCTTTCAACGCCACAG ATCCTAGAAGCAAGGGAGCAGTTGTTGCAAAGTTTACAGTCTCAGAATAGGAGGGGATCCAAGGTTCCTGGTGAATCATCAGAGAGTTTGAATGCGTCCACTGCTCCTGCCGAAGAGAAGGTGATTGAACCTTCAATCATCCAAGATAAAGCCGATACTCCAGAGAAATCATCGTTTGAAGAACCTTCTTCTGATATCATGCCCGGAATCCTGTCCAGAAAATTCCCAATTTCAACCACTGAAGTGGAAATGGTTGACAAGTCAGTGGTTGAGGAAGAGTTGGCAGTGACAAAGGAGAGCAAGGCTTCACCCGAGTCCAAGCTTCGCTTTGAGACTGACGAAGAGGAAGTTGACGAATGGCCTGACGACGACCCTACCGATGAATGGCCTGATGACGATCCTACCGACGAGGTTGGCCAGGCAGGCAACAGAGCTTCACTAGGGCGGGAGGAGGACGTATCATTCAGTGATCTGGAGGatgacgaggacgacgatgatagGAATAGAAGGGATGGGCAATAG